The Magnolia sinica isolate HGM2019 chromosome 9, MsV1, whole genome shotgun sequence genome contains a region encoding:
- the LOC131256477 gene encoding uncharacterized protein At2g29880-like: MLAASGFGWDYEQMVVTAPDEVWEEYLKSHPRAERLRGERIERMDDLSVIVGSDQATGRYAQGSGNIAASYSHVYRDLNDSWRGLDDDTDATVDLSEENLSESLDIYGQSTDSQIRENMSFQDTLIRRTDSDTSRGGSATTKRMRPARPCDVVGISLTSVAEAIRNFSVGKDIN, from the exons ATGCTGGCTGCGAGTGGTTTTGGTTGGGACTACGAGCAGATGGTGGTGACGGCCCCAGACGAGGTTTGGGAGGAGTATTTAAAG TCTCATCCGCGAGCTGAGAGGTTGCGAGGTGAGCGAATTGAACGGATGGATGATTTATCGGTGATTGTCGGGTCTGACCAGGCTACGGGCAGATATGCGCAAGGAAGTGGGAACATTGCGGCATCTTATTCTCATGTTTATCGAGACCTCAATGATTCGTGGAGAGGGCTGGACGATGACACAGATGCTACCGTGGACCTTTCTGAGGAAAACCTCTCTGAATCACTTGACATATATGGCCAATCAACAGATAGTCAAATAAGGGAAAATATGTCGTTTCAAGACACTCTCATCCGTAGAACTGATTCCGATACTAGTCGTGGTGGGAGTGCAACAACAAAAAGGATGCGACCTGCTCGACCATGTGATGTCGTAGGCATATCTCTCACGAGTGTCGCAGAGGCTATACGTAACTTCTCTGTAGGAAAGGATATCAACTGA